The following are encoded together in the Pseudodesulfovibrio indicus genome:
- a CDS encoding sensor histidine kinase gives MSPDPIRISSTTRRDERRHRREYILALVFVVLIAGLTWAELKYLSGDYYLILNLLILNVVFLVAMLFYVARNAVRLILERRRRVLGSKLRTRLVLAFISLSLIPTALIYLVSVKFVQTSVDYWFKGQVEESMEQALELGRAFYGSAQDRLERRGSVMIKEIIESKFAWGGKGMDNYLNKKFDEYDLSLVGVINPEGNEQNTHATAQWSQAWPEIKEKIDWQSLRADPRSWTTIIPKPGSDLVLGVTPVDEGRTGYLVLGETVGQGLLHRLDQIVRGLDEYKKLKTRKYPWKMNLYLTLGVMALLIILGAIWFGFRLAKELSAPVQALAAGTERIGRGDLSVRLEDRSDDELGFLVQSFNRMAEDLEQSQDSVHQANERLAQQNQELERRGQYIEAVLNNITSGVISMDSEGRIGTVNTAAENILGIPGEFLIGKVPFQFLSGDFADMVQEALAQLSTKPGGVWQRQLDLPVRGKLIKVLVNVVSLKNVGGRVGGHVAVFEDITELEKIQRLAAWREVARRIAHEIKNPLTPIKLSAQRLQRKYGGRIGEDTFNECTDLIVKQVERLQNMVTEFSAYAKLPEVQPRPDQLGPLLEEVTAMFANTHRDIRWDLSFSTPIGEFPFDREGIRKVLINLLTNAAEALKGMRGGEVQISATHDTDSGTVTISVADNGPGLPKDSSRMFEPYYTKKRGGTGLGLTIVRSIISDHGGMVRAASNHPKGTVFIVELHDA, from the coding sequence GTGTCGCCCGATCCGATCCGCATAAGCTCCACCACCCGCAGGGACGAAAGACGGCATCGGCGGGAGTACATCCTGGCCCTGGTCTTCGTGGTGCTCATCGCGGGGCTGACCTGGGCCGAGCTGAAGTACCTGAGCGGCGACTACTACCTCATCCTGAACCTGCTCATCCTGAACGTGGTCTTCCTGGTGGCCATGCTCTTCTACGTGGCGCGCAACGCGGTCCGGCTGATCCTGGAGCGCCGCCGCAGGGTGCTCGGTTCCAAGCTGCGCACGCGGCTGGTCCTGGCCTTCATCTCCCTGTCCCTGATCCCCACGGCGCTCATCTACCTGGTCTCGGTGAAGTTCGTGCAGACCTCGGTGGACTACTGGTTCAAGGGCCAGGTGGAGGAGTCCATGGAGCAGGCCCTGGAGCTGGGGCGCGCCTTCTACGGCTCGGCCCAGGACCGGCTGGAGCGGCGCGGCTCGGTCATGATCAAGGAGATCATCGAGTCCAAGTTCGCCTGGGGCGGCAAGGGCATGGACAACTACCTGAACAAGAAGTTCGACGAATACGACCTGAGCCTGGTGGGCGTCATCAACCCCGAAGGCAACGAGCAGAACACCCACGCCACGGCCCAGTGGAGCCAGGCGTGGCCCGAGATCAAGGAGAAGATCGACTGGCAGTCCCTGCGCGCCGACCCGCGCTCCTGGACCACGATCATCCCCAAGCCCGGCTCGGACCTGGTGCTGGGCGTGACCCCGGTGGACGAGGGCCGCACGGGCTATCTGGTGCTCGGCGAGACCGTGGGCCAGGGGCTGCTGCACCGGCTGGACCAGATCGTGCGCGGCCTGGACGAGTACAAGAAGCTCAAGACGCGCAAGTACCCGTGGAAAATGAATTTATATCTGACCCTCGGGGTCATGGCCCTGCTCATCATCCTGGGGGCCATCTGGTTCGGGTTCCGGCTGGCCAAGGAGCTGTCCGCCCCGGTCCAGGCGTTGGCCGCAGGCACCGAGCGCATCGGGCGCGGCGACCTGTCCGTGCGCCTGGAGGACCGTTCGGACGACGAGCTGGGCTTCCTGGTCCAGTCCTTCAACCGCATGGCCGAGGACCTGGAGCAGAGCCAGGATTCGGTGCACCAGGCCAACGAGCGGCTGGCCCAGCAGAACCAGGAGCTGGAGCGGCGCGGCCAGTACATCGAGGCCGTGCTGAACAACATCACCTCCGGGGTCATCTCCATGGACTCCGAGGGGCGCATCGGCACCGTGAACACCGCGGCCGAGAACATCCTCGGCATCCCCGGCGAATTCCTCATCGGCAAGGTCCCGTTCCAGTTCCTGTCCGGCGATTTCGCGGACATGGTCCAGGAGGCCCTGGCCCAGCTCTCCACCAAGCCGGGCGGCGTTTGGCAGCGCCAGCTCGACCTGCCGGTGCGCGGCAAGCTGATCAAGGTCCTGGTCAACGTGGTCTCGCTCAAGAACGTGGGCGGGCGCGTGGGGGGCCACGTGGCCGTGTTCGAGGACATCACCGAGCTGGAGAAGATCCAGCGGCTGGCGGCCTGGCGCGAGGTGGCCCGGCGCATCGCCCACGAGATCAAGAACCCGCTCACGCCCATCAAGCTCTCGGCCCAACGGCTCCAGCGCAAGTACGGCGGGCGCATCGGCGAGGACACCTTCAACGAGTGCACCGACCTGATCGTCAAGCAGGTGGAGCGGCTCCAGAACATGGTCACCGAGTTCTCGGCCTACGCCAAGCTGCCCGAGGTGCAGCCCCGGCCCGACCAGCTCGGCCCGCTGCTGGAAGAGGTCACCGCCATGTTCGCCAACACCCACCGGGACATCCGCTGGGACCTCTCCTTCTCCACGCCCATCGGCGAGTTCCCCTTTGACCGCGAGGGCATCCGCAAGGTGCTCATCAACCTGCTGACCAACGCGGCCGAGGCGCTCAAGGGCATGCGCGGCGGCGAGGTCCAGATCTCCGCCACCCACGACACCGATTCCGGCACCGTGACCATCTCCGTGGCCGACAACGGCCCCGGCCTGCCCAAGGACTCCTCGCGCATGTTCGAGCCGTACTACACCAAGAAGCGGGGCGGCACGGGCCTCGGGCTGACCATCGTCCGGTCCATCATCTCCGACCATGGCGGCATGGTCCGCGCGGCCTCCAACCATCCCAAGGGAACGGTCTTCATCGTCGAGCTGCACGACGCCTGA
- a CDS encoding DUF4390 domain-containing protein, producing MRIQHRNRAKFPAGIMLAVLFLALLASAGPALAQSLSLTPPSLANVDGRVTARFGVVVEEKPILKGELMDGAVLVLKCAVRLVEPSDYWFDREIAEGEFVSRINFDALTREFVLTLPGGRATLRDEDLSKVLDEGWGSIETPLGAWSQLEHGKKYSLKLSTSMNQEDAPEGVMRFIYFWSWDAGANNTFQLDFTF from the coding sequence ATGCGCATTCAACACCGGAACCGGGCCAAATTCCCTGCGGGGATCATGCTGGCCGTACTCTTCCTGGCCCTGCTCGCGTCCGCCGGACCGGCCCTGGCCCAGAGCCTGAGCCTGACCCCGCCGTCCCTGGCCAACGTGGACGGGCGGGTCACGGCGCGGTTCGGCGTGGTGGTCGAGGAGAAGCCGATCCTCAAGGGCGAGCTCATGGACGGCGCGGTGCTGGTGCTCAAATGCGCGGTGCGGCTGGTGGAGCCGAGCGACTACTGGTTCGACCGCGAGATCGCGGAAGGCGAGTTCGTCAGCCGCATCAACTTCGACGCCCTGACCCGGGAGTTCGTGCTGACCCTGCCGGGCGGCCGGGCCACCCTGCGCGACGAGGACCTGAGCAAGGTCCTGGACGAGGGATGGGGCTCCATCGAGACCCCGCTCGGGGCGTGGTCCCAGCTGGAGCACGGCAAAAAGTACTCCCTGAAGCTGTCCACCTCCATGAACCAGGAGGACGCGCCCGAGGGCGTCATGCGGTTCATCTATTTCTGGTCCTGGGACGCCGGGGCCAACAACACCTTCCAGCTGGACTTCACCTTCTAG
- a CDS encoding sensor domain-containing diguanylate cyclase → MPRQTMKRGRRPELMWGFALDDSIMEQIEQGVGPGFHIRNFPAGAYPAARELSQDEKPAAAWIPWSVWSSLAEHRRDEYRSQEDTQRILIQDGDEELQMDRVLSEGFLTVVRPPLTRPKVQDVMFRAREVKSLYSDIYRMTEEIMLERELLARKTDQLMFLNKLLTSATESLEAATILANAKSSLGLVLPVKMLHAAFWNSGADAADVEILLNGKMAPAVESAWVERIMGAAANMGAGSVNGFQVGYTDPARRPEYSLSPDEGRLVTMPLTAGHQTFGCLVLLCEPGYRLGKDQVETLRSAVNHVGLALRNAMTFKEVKLRADRDGLTRIYNRQSFDERLVYEIKRRARYRHDLSLLMVDLDHFKSVNDTYGHKAGDMVLRRVGEILTSVFRTTDLCARYGGEEFVVLLPHTSEEAAWKLAERVRTAIEGCSFHFDGKDFAITASIGVASVEGSSLTTDDDLVIKADKALYQAKNNGRNMVVVSGHDAATRNAVQ, encoded by the coding sequence ATGCCAAGACAGACCATGAAGCGCGGCAGGCGGCCCGAACTCATGTGGGGGTTCGCCCTCGATGATTCGATCATGGAACAGATCGAGCAGGGCGTCGGCCCCGGTTTTCACATCCGCAACTTTCCGGCCGGGGCCTATCCCGCGGCCAGGGAGTTGTCGCAGGACGAGAAGCCCGCAGCGGCCTGGATTCCGTGGTCCGTGTGGAGCTCCCTGGCCGAGCACCGGCGGGACGAGTACCGCAGCCAGGAAGACACCCAGCGCATCCTGATCCAGGACGGGGACGAGGAATTGCAGATGGACCGGGTCCTTTCCGAGGGATTCCTGACCGTGGTGCGCCCGCCCCTGACCCGGCCCAAGGTCCAGGACGTCATGTTCCGCGCCCGCGAGGTGAAGTCCCTCTATTCCGACATCTACCGGATGACCGAGGAAATCATGCTCGAGCGCGAGCTCCTGGCCCGCAAGACCGACCAGCTCATGTTCCTGAACAAGCTGCTGACCTCGGCCACCGAATCCCTGGAGGCCGCCACCATCCTGGCCAACGCCAAGAGCTCGCTGGGCCTCGTGCTGCCCGTGAAGATGCTCCACGCCGCCTTCTGGAACTCCGGCGCGGACGCCGCCGACGTGGAGATCCTGCTCAACGGCAAGATGGCCCCGGCCGTCGAATCCGCCTGGGTCGAACGGATCATGGGGGCGGCCGCCAACATGGGCGCCGGCTCGGTCAACGGATTCCAGGTCGGCTACACGGACCCGGCGCGGCGGCCCGAATATTCCCTGTCCCCGGACGAGGGGCGGCTCGTGACCATGCCCCTGACCGCCGGGCACCAGACCTTCGGCTGTCTCGTGCTGCTCTGCGAGCCCGGCTACCGGCTCGGCAAGGACCAGGTAGAGACCCTGCGCTCAGCCGTGAACCACGTGGGCCTGGCCCTGCGCAACGCCATGACCTTCAAGGAGGTCAAGCTGCGCGCCGACCGGGACGGGCTGACCCGCATCTACAACCGCCAGTCCTTCGACGAGCGGCTGGTCTACGAGATCAAGCGCCGCGCGCGCTACCGCCACGACCTCTCCCTGCTCATGGTGGACCTCGATCATTTCAAGTCCGTGAACGACACCTACGGGCACAAGGCGGGGGACATGGTCCTGCGCCGGGTCGGCGAGATCCTGACCTCGGTGTTCCGCACCACCGACCTCTGCGCCCGCTACGGCGGCGAGGAGTTCGTGGTCCTGCTGCCCCACACCTCGGAGGAGGCCGCCTGGAAGCTGGCCGAGCGCGTGCGCACGGCCATCGAGGGGTGCAGCTTCCACTTCGACGGCAAGGACTTCGCCATCACCGCCTCCATCGGCGTGGCCTCGGTGGAGGGGTCCTCCCTGACCACCGACGACGACCTGGTCATCAAGGCGGACAAGGCGCTGTACCAGGCCAAGAACAACGGCCGGAACATGGTCGTGGTCTCCGGGCACGACGCCGCCACCCGCAACGCCGTGCAGTAG
- a CDS encoding ABC transporter substrate-binding protein, with protein sequence MLCLLLLIPAAVAAGDYRIVVINSYHAEHPWVRAHNDALSARLAGRADLDIRYLDTKRTTPAQYAELAGRFLAEIIADPPDVVVLTDDNAVKLLGRPLMDRHIPVVFLGVNENPRKYLGEMEMATGVLERPLYKRSLLFLNEIMGPRLKHCLILFDSSATSEVIFDSVFRGHKRMILGNTGVELELIETFAQWKERVLSARQRGFDAIFVGLYHTLTDGEGNHVESDEVLGWTSANSPLPVFAYWDFTVGKGKAVGGLVNSGGPQGEAAADLVLDILAGQAPGSIYPVTPKEGQFLFSRFELDRWNITLPATLAGEGGTILYVE encoded by the coding sequence TTGTTGTGCCTCCTCCTGCTCATCCCCGCCGCGGTCGCGGCCGGAGACTATCGGATCGTGGTCATCAACAGCTACCACGCCGAGCACCCTTGGGTGCGGGCGCACAACGACGCCCTGAGCGCGCGTCTCGCGGGCCGGGCGGACCTGGACATCCGCTATCTGGACACCAAGCGCACCACCCCGGCGCAGTATGCGGAATTGGCCGGCCGGTTCCTGGCCGAGATCATCGCCGACCCGCCCGACGTGGTGGTCCTGACCGACGACAACGCGGTCAAGCTGCTCGGCAGGCCGCTCATGGACCGCCACATCCCGGTGGTCTTCCTCGGCGTGAACGAGAACCCCCGCAAGTACCTGGGCGAGATGGAGATGGCCACCGGCGTGCTGGAGCGGCCACTGTACAAGCGCTCCCTCCTCTTTCTCAACGAGATCATGGGGCCGAGGCTCAAGCACTGCCTTATCCTCTTCGATTCCAGCGCGACCTCCGAGGTCATCTTCGACTCCGTTTTCCGGGGGCACAAGCGCATGATCCTCGGCAACACCGGCGTCGAGCTGGAGCTGATCGAGACCTTTGCCCAGTGGAAGGAACGTGTCCTGTCCGCCCGGCAGCGGGGGTTCGACGCCATCTTCGTGGGCCTTTACCACACCCTGACCGACGGGGAGGGCAACCACGTGGAAAGCGACGAGGTCCTGGGATGGACTTCGGCCAACTCGCCCTTGCCGGTCTTCGCCTACTGGGACTTTACGGTGGGCAAGGGCAAGGCCGTTGGCGGTCTGGTCAATTCCGGCGGGCCTCAGGGCGAGGCCGCCGCCGACCTGGTCCTGGACATCCTGGCCGGACAGGCGCCCGGCTCCATCTATCCGGTCACGCCCAAGGAAGGCCAGTTCCTGTTCAGCCGCTTCGAGCTGGACCGGTGGAACATCACCCTGCCCGCCACCCTGGCCGGGGAGGGCGGGACCATCCTCTACGTGGAATAG
- a CDS encoding universal stress protein: MKKELLLAIGDDRAASYNLRFLKETFENFCDLGLTLFYAAPRSALWDRQDAGLPPSDAALEEMIAHKKSRGQKALDDARKWIVDIAGCDGSNVRTKVVHSRVGTARELIQEAREGLYDALILGRKGFTWFEEIFENSVCHELLWQDIDFPIWVCKRPSETKRHDVLLCLDGSDASLRMVDHAGYMLAEETRHTFTLFHVAQDGYAASNAGPLFQAALAVLAEHGIDEERVELKIVNAGNPVKAILKEARDGNYSAVGVGRRGTGSKTRMENLFPSTVSVNLLRQLQETALWISK; this comes from the coding sequence GTGAAAAAAGAACTGCTCCTCGCCATCGGAGACGACCGCGCCGCCTCCTACAACCTCCGTTTTCTCAAGGAAACGTTCGAGAACTTCTGCGACCTCGGCCTGACCCTCTTCTATGCCGCGCCGCGCTCCGCGCTCTGGGACCGCCAGGACGCCGGGCTGCCCCCGTCCGACGCCGCCCTGGAAGAGATGATCGCCCACAAGAAGAGCCGGGGCCAGAAGGCCCTGGACGACGCCCGGAAATGGATCGTCGACATCGCTGGCTGCGACGGCTCCAACGTGCGCACCAAGGTGGTCCACTCCAGGGTGGGGACCGCCCGCGAGCTCATCCAGGAAGCGCGGGAGGGCCTCTACGACGCCCTCATCCTCGGGCGCAAGGGGTTCACCTGGTTCGAGGAGATCTTCGAGAACTCCGTGTGCCACGAGCTGCTCTGGCAGGACATCGACTTTCCCATCTGGGTCTGCAAGCGGCCCTCGGAGACCAAGCGCCACGACGTGCTCCTCTGCCTGGACGGGTCCGACGCCTCCCTGCGCATGGTCGACCACGCCGGGTACATGCTCGCCGAGGAGACCCGCCACACCTTCACCCTGTTCCACGTGGCCCAGGACGGCTACGCCGCCAGCAACGCGGGGCCCCTGTTCCAGGCCGCGCTGGCCGTGCTCGCCGAGCACGGTATCGACGAGGAGCGCGTGGAGCTCAAGATCGTCAACGCCGGGAACCCGGTCAAGGCCATCCTCAAGGAGGCCCGCGACGGCAACTACTCCGCCGTGGGCGTGGGCAGGCGCGGCACCGGCTCCAAGACCCGCATGGAGAACCTCTTCCCCAGCACCGTGTCCGTCAACCTCCTGCGCCAGCTCCAGGAGACCGCGCTCTGGATCAGCAAATAG